In a genomic window of Chryseobacterium sp. G0162:
- a CDS encoding hydroxymethylglutaryl-CoA synthase family protein — protein MSFGIEAASYYVPSLYLEIKELAEKRGIEPAKLEKGLGLHKMGLPDVHEDAATFAAEALLRLIQDYQINPKEISRIYLGTESALDAAKPTASYAMQMVEEVLKAEYGERVFRNCDVIDMTFACVGGVDALHNALDFVRVNPDKKAVIIASDYAKYELASSGEYTQGGGAVALLVSAKPDLLEIENNWGVATESVFDFFKPRRQYKKDDLSVAPEMYPDKIEIFTDEPVFDGQYSNQCYQDRIREAYQHYKEITDKEKPYQNWKYIIFHLPYAFHGKRVFTEIYSLENGISYETPDEQKAVAKSEGYQQLINEAIEKTQRASSEIGNMYTASIFMAFLSGLQTSFNENEDLSGKEIGFLGYGSGSKSKVFAGKVSSNWKAVVEKWNLFENLNHRKAIDFETYEKLHRKQLSQSVNPDYKGFGLTSIEAENPVLIGARYYGCQK, from the coding sequence ATGAGTTTTGGAATTGAAGCGGCGAGCTATTATGTGCCTTCTTTGTATTTGGAAATTAAAGAATTGGCTGAAAAAAGAGGCATAGAACCGGCAAAACTGGAGAAGGGGCTGGGGCTTCATAAAATGGGATTGCCTGATGTGCATGAAGATGCTGCAACCTTTGCGGCAGAAGCATTATTAAGATTAATTCAGGATTACCAGATCAATCCTAAAGAGATTTCAAGAATTTATCTAGGGACAGAAAGTGCTTTGGATGCCGCAAAACCTACTGCTTCTTATGCAATGCAGATGGTTGAAGAAGTATTGAAAGCAGAATATGGTGAAAGAGTTTTCAGAAACTGTGATGTAATAGACATGACCTTTGCTTGTGTTGGTGGAGTAGATGCTTTGCATAATGCATTAGATTTTGTAAGAGTAAATCCTGATAAAAAAGCGGTGATAATTGCCAGTGATTATGCAAAATATGAATTGGCTTCTTCAGGAGAATATACCCAAGGAGGTGGTGCGGTTGCTCTATTGGTTTCTGCCAAACCTGATCTTCTAGAAATTGAAAATAACTGGGGAGTCGCTACAGAAAGTGTTTTTGATTTCTTTAAACCAAGAAGGCAATATAAAAAAGATGATCTGAGTGTAGCTCCGGAAATGTATCCTGACAAAATAGAGATCTTTACGGATGAACCAGTTTTTGATGGGCAGTATTCCAATCAGTGTTATCAGGATAGAATAAGAGAAGCCTATCAACATTATAAAGAGATTACAGATAAAGAAAAACCTTATCAGAATTGGAAGTATATTATTTTTCATCTTCCTTACGCTTTTCATGGAAAAAGAGTCTTTACAGAAATCTATAGCTTGGAAAATGGAATTTCCTATGAAACTCCGGACGAGCAGAAAGCAGTTGCCAAATCTGAAGGGTATCAGCAACTGATAAATGAGGCGATTGAAAAGACCCAAAGAGCTTCTTCAGAAATAGGAAATATGTATACAGCTTCTATTTTTATGGCATTTCTCTCTGGTCTTCAGACTTCTTTTAATGAAAACGAAGATTTGTCTGGAAAAGAAATCGGATTTCTGGGATACGGCAGCGGTTCAAAATCAAAGGTATTTGCCGGTAAAGTATCTTCTAATTGGAAAGCTGTAGTAGAAAAATGGAATTTATTTGAAAATCTTAACCATAGAAAGGCTATCGATTTTGAAACCTATGAAAAGCTTCATAGAAAGCAGTTAAGTCAGTCTGTGAATCCAGACTATAAAGGATTTGGTCTTACTTCCATAGAAGCTGAAAATCCTGTTTTAATTGGGGCTAGATATTATGGCTGTCAAAAATAA
- a CDS encoding SusC/RagA family TonB-linked outer membrane protein, with protein sequence MNVKLRVLSVGALFFMGQAAWAQKVKKDTTSVQDIDEIVVVGYGTKSSKKVTTSISKVKADDLTKVSAASTDALLQGATTGLQVSPTSGAPGAGFNVRLRGVSSITSSNDPLYVVDGVPISSNSPSGNVSYGGQTGNLLSQLNLADVENIEVLKDAAAAAIYGSRAANGVVLITTKKGKRGKINFSLNSTVGFQNPIKTFEKMRAGDYYKMLDLAEFNTTPSRGRTYWSTTNGVWNPSSGQSIEDFYRSDFGDDYIRQIYRKDQPLYELSASASGGTDKTTFYLGFSNFDQSGVIKGQEYNRQTFTLNLDQKLNDIFKVVSSVRLSNENINRINGDNNIYAPLSAAVLEAPGQNIWNPDGSYNTSTWTFSNPVQNATDVKSLTKVFGVNTSLGLESKFSSKLNMVTRFNLERINYDESRLFPLDTYQGRGAKGQADYNGRLYNTFTAFNTITYSERISDKFGFTLMGGLEYFNRRTFATDIQTQNIPLGATSPDAGSQKTIASYYPSLGNRTFSYFSRLSLEIFNNLFIDATFRADSSSKLAYDNRTEYFPSVSAAYVISDNEWFKKDVVSSLKVKAGWGELGNQSGLGNFDVSPTAQIYTYGLLPTYNMNPIYGTTGVLANPNLVWERTGQTDAGLELGLFKNRINLTYDFYYKKSRKLLVNGTLSLDNGAETYRSNAAEMYNRGHEIGINAAILKATNLGWNSQFNITFNKNEITKLLGDQPVPIDFGFATRIDVGQPSGAFFGLNAIGIYRSNDEIPKALFDQGIRAGDVKYEDVNGDGVIDSNDRIFLGKSQPDFFGNFRNTFRYKNFDLSANIIFVFGQDMYNSSKTFAGISGNPLFGKLADQTDYWTPDNPNASLPRPVRGFNQSWNNRASSRFVEDASYIRLREVQLGYTLPRKTLGIGDMTLRFFIAADNLWTWTKYSGPEPEVNAFGQSNVATGTDFFTQGMNRTIKFGINLNF encoded by the coding sequence ATGAATGTGAAATTACGAGTATTAAGTGTGGGGGCGCTGTTTTTTATGGGACAGGCAGCTTGGGCACAAAAAGTGAAAAAAGACACGACTTCGGTACAAGACATTGATGAAATTGTAGTAGTAGGCTATGGTACCAAGTCGTCGAAAAAAGTTACGACATCAATCTCTAAGGTAAAAGCAGATGATTTGACGAAAGTATCCGCAGCCAGCACAGATGCACTGTTGCAAGGAGCCACGACAGGACTACAGGTTTCTCCCACATCAGGAGCGCCGGGAGCGGGATTTAATGTAAGGCTCCGAGGAGTTTCCAGTATAACATCCAGTAATGATCCTTTATATGTTGTGGACGGAGTTCCTATATCATCTAATTCTCCCAGTGGAAATGTGAGCTATGGAGGACAAACCGGAAATTTATTATCTCAATTGAATCTTGCTGATGTAGAAAATATTGAAGTATTAAAAGATGCCGCTGCTGCCGCTATTTATGGATCCCGTGCTGCTAATGGAGTTGTTTTGATCACTACCAAAAAAGGAAAAAGAGGGAAAATAAATTTCAGTTTAAATTCAACTGTAGGTTTTCAGAATCCTATCAAAACATTTGAAAAAATGAGAGCTGGAGATTATTACAAGATGCTTGATTTAGCTGAATTTAATACTACTCCCAGCAGAGGAAGAACATACTGGTCTACAACTAATGGTGTCTGGAATCCTAGTTCCGGACAGTCTATTGAAGATTTTTACCGTTCTGATTTTGGAGATGATTATATCCGTCAGATTTATAGAAAAGACCAGCCACTATATGAATTGAGTGCCAGCGCGTCGGGAGGCACTGATAAGACTACTTTTTATCTTGGTTTCTCCAATTTTGACCAGTCAGGAGTGATAAAAGGGCAGGAGTACAATAGACAGACTTTTACGTTGAATCTGGATCAGAAACTTAATGATATATTCAAAGTGGTAAGTTCTGTGAGACTTTCTAATGAAAACATCAATAGAATTAACGGGGATAATAATATATATGCACCTTTAAGTGCTGCCGTTTTAGAAGCACCCGGACAAAATATTTGGAATCCTGACGGCAGCTATAATACAAGCACATGGACCTTTTCAAACCCAGTACAGAATGCTACAGATGTAAAAAGTTTGACAAAAGTTTTCGGGGTAAACACTTCATTGGGGCTTGAATCTAAATTTTCTTCCAAGCTCAATATGGTGACACGATTTAATTTGGAAAGGATCAATTATGATGAATCACGTCTGTTTCCATTAGATACTTATCAGGGAAGAGGAGCCAAAGGACAGGCAGACTACAATGGACGGTTGTACAATACTTTTACAGCGTTTAATACCATAACATACAGTGAAAGGATAAGTGATAAATTTGGTTTCACATTAATGGGAGGATTGGAATATTTTAACCGTAGAACATTTGCTACCGATATTCAAACTCAAAATATACCTTTAGGGGCTACTTCACCAGACGCAGGTTCTCAAAAAACCATTGCTTCCTATTATCCATCATTGGGAAACAGAACATTTTCTTACTTTTCAAGGTTAAGTTTAGAGATTTTCAATAATTTATTTATTGATGCTACCTTCAGGGCAGATTCCTCTTCAAAGCTGGCTTATGATAATAGAACCGAATACTTCCCGTCAGTTTCAGCTGCGTATGTGATCTCGGATAATGAATGGTTTAAAAAAGATGTAGTGAGTTCGTTAAAAGTAAAAGCTGGATGGGGAGAACTTGGAAACCAATCAGGTTTAGGAAACTTTGATGTATCTCCTACGGCCCAAATTTATACATATGGTCTGTTACCCACGTATAATATGAACCCAATCTATGGTACTACAGGGGTTCTTGCTAATCCTAATCTGGTTTGGGAAAGAACTGGTCAGACGGATGCGGGACTAGAATTAGGTTTATTTAAGAATAGAATCAATCTTACGTATGATTTTTATTATAAAAAATCACGTAAACTTTTGGTAAATGGAACATTATCTTTGGATAATGGAGCTGAAACTTATAGATCTAATGCTGCAGAAATGTATAATAGAGGACATGAAATTGGTATTAATGCTGCCATACTAAAAGCAACAAATTTAGGATGGAACTCACAGTTTAATATTACGTTTAATAAAAATGAGATTACTAAGCTTTTAGGAGATCAGCCTGTTCCGATAGATTTTGGATTTGCAACGAGAATTGATGTCGGTCAGCCGTCAGGAGCATTTTTTGGGCTTAATGCAATAGGAATTTACAGATCAAATGATGAAATTCCTAAAGCTTTGTTTGATCAGGGGATCAGGGCCGGTGATGTGAAGTATGAAGATGTTAACGGAGATGGAGTTATCGATTCAAATGACCGGATTTTCTTAGGAAAATCACAACCAGATTTCTTTGGAAATTTCAGGAATACATTTAGGTACAAAAATTTTGATTTGTCAGCTAATATAATATTTGTTTTTGGACAAGATATGTATAACTCTTCTAAAACATTTGCTGGTATTTCAGGAAACCCTTTATTTGGAAAGCTAGCTGATCAGACAGATTACTGGACACCGGATAATCCTAATGCAAGCTTACCACGCCCTGTGAGAGGGTTTAATCAGTCATGGAATAACAGAGCGTCTTCCCGATTCGTTGAAGATGCTTCTTATATCAGATTAAGAGAAGTTCAGCTTGGATATACTTTGCCTAGAAAAACGCTGGGGATAGGTGACATGACATTGAGATTCTTTATAGCGGCGGATAATCTTTGGACCTGGACAAAATACAGTGGACCGGAGCCCGAAGTAAATGCTTTTGGGCAATCAAACGTAGCCACCGGAACAGATTTCTTTACCCAAGGAATGAACAGAACAATTAAATTCGGTATTAACTTAAATTTCTAA
- a CDS encoding RagB/SusD family nutrient uptake outer membrane protein translates to MKKNIIKYLIVSSSLLTIVSCGRDMVGSETVDTDRQVGDGFIKTDAIARTATNGIYNNMQNRYVYGGELHFFDGLFADDFTHTGTFSEFAEAGASNFLDTNLSVRRIYGGHYTVIRTCNAIIDQVETRPIQGNTITNPVKNQVLGEAYAARALMYLNLVRLFGGVAYVTTPIYIADDVIRPKRDSQEIVYQSIINDLKKSIEFFKNNNEKSETFLSLDAAQVILAKTYMEIGLYNDAKTILENIKGYSLSASYTALFTASTSTEHIFKINFTETDGGNQAFFFYPALVGGRGEVSLRTQFMSIFDASDTRKMFAIAQGRNYFRKYSNPGSGADNVPIIRYADVLLSLAECRLKTSGDALTPVNQVRARAGIAPLAAVTLDDVLMERRKELYGEADRWFSVKRFGKAQQVIEGKGRPYFSKRLDLWPIPAWQLINNPNTNQNPGY, encoded by the coding sequence ATGAAAAAAAATATAATTAAATATCTGATAGTTTCTTCTTCTTTACTTACTATAGTAAGTTGTGGAAGAGATATGGTGGGGAGCGAGACAGTGGATACTGACAGACAGGTAGGAGATGGATTCATAAAAACGGATGCTATTGCCAGAACTGCAACAAATGGGATATATAATAACATGCAGAATCGATATGTCTATGGAGGAGAATTACATTTTTTTGATGGCCTTTTTGCAGATGACTTTACACATACCGGTACTTTTTCCGAATTTGCTGAAGCAGGTGCCAGTAATTTTTTAGATACTAATTTGTCTGTAAGACGTATTTATGGAGGACATTACACTGTAATTAGAACTTGTAATGCTATTATTGACCAGGTGGAAACAAGGCCAATCCAGGGAAATACAATTACTAATCCTGTAAAAAACCAGGTACTAGGGGAGGCTTATGCTGCAAGAGCATTAATGTATTTAAATTTAGTACGCCTATTTGGAGGAGTGGCCTATGTTACAACTCCGATTTATATTGCAGACGATGTTATCCGTCCTAAAAGAGATTCACAAGAGATTGTGTATCAATCTATCATCAACGATTTGAAAAAATCAATAGAATTTTTCAAAAATAATAACGAAAAGTCCGAAACTTTCCTAAGCCTGGATGCTGCTCAGGTGATATTGGCTAAAACCTATATGGAAATAGGTTTGTATAATGATGCGAAAACCATTCTGGAAAATATTAAAGGTTATTCACTTTCTGCAAGCTATACAGCATTGTTTACAGCTTCCACTTCAACAGAGCATATTTTCAAAATTAATTTTACAGAAACAGATGGCGGAAACCAGGCGTTCTTTTTTTATCCTGCTCTTGTAGGTGGGAGAGGTGAAGTTTCATTACGTACACAGTTTATGAGTATTTTTGATGCAAGTGATACAAGAAAAATGTTTGCTATTGCTCAAGGGAGAAATTATTTTAGAAAATATAGTAACCCTGGTAGTGGTGCAGATAATGTACCTATTATAAGATATGCAGATGTACTTTTATCTCTTGCTGAATGTAGATTGAAAACATCCGGGGATGCATTAACCCCTGTGAATCAGGTGAGAGCCAGAGCGGGAATTGCCCCGTTAGCTGCGGTGACATTAGATGATGTTTTAATGGAAAGAAGAAAAGAACTGTATGGAGAAGCAGACAGATGGTTTTCAGTAAAGAGATTTGGAAAAGCACAGCAAGTGATAGAAGGTAAGGGACGTCCTTATTTTTCTAAAAGACTAGACTTATGGCCAATACCTGCTTGGCAATTGATCAACAATCCAAATACCAATCAAAATCCTGGGTATTAA
- a CDS encoding SusC/RagA family TonB-linked outer membrane protein: MNVKLHVLSAGALFFLGQAAYAQKSKNDSILKENKIDEVIVTGYQKKKADEITQAQAVVGGDEIRRNSPTTSIGNSLQGRASGVFVQSTTGQPGAAATIQVRGVAGVGGSSEPTYVVNGMYMTARQFSAINPADVESISILKDAAATAQYGARGANGVVVVTTKAGKVGKTHYSFETKFGFSERLKDNNYTMMNSRELMTFQNQLGYLGFKARPQDEMDRLAAFDHNWQKDLLKPSSIQSYLFSAQGGSRESTFYYSLGYDSDNGIIRDIDGLKRYTGNFGFTNKLSEKLNVGINLGVQYQVTQNFRDRNNTQNPFGAMYKYAPYEPIYNPDGSYNQTMRAGSNVVEQIRNYTLEDQRLRIPVTLFGEYKIIDGLKFKTNFNGLYDWYMGTSWLKKGSNLDLTVNGVPTGSLNKNSFYGFNYTWNNSINYKKSFGSHNFDFLGFIEYNDNFNETMNGGAYGLKSPVLNVPTITTPSDRNTFTGIKTRNTLFSLAGMINYDYAGKYLVTGSLRRDASSRFGANNQSGVFWSASAAWNIAKEDFMKGGFINDLKLRGSYGTTGNDGTLPDYYNVNNISYGLYGANGALYPGTSSQGNYIIGNTDLKWESNAITNVGVDFVMWKRRIRGSVEVYQNKRKDFVQLVPLDKQEGGLYQYVNAGDMSQKGLEAELSVDVIKKKDFQWNLHANISFQKSTLDKLAGGQTERNLGYTYLKVGETPYVFYNVRFAGVDPNNGNALYYDKAGNVTNVYSASNAVPLTDKSPFPKSFGGFGTTIQYKGLDFSADFAFKLGGYTYNNMYAAAVDPTLAVAGRNMAQAASNVWQKPGDTGVFQKVDSNGMRDSDQWIEKSDYLRLRSLTLGYTFDKAFLGEESPINKLRVYVQGQNLFTVTKFHGEPEVSVGSADSTSLFVPGSFNLYTYPAVRTILMGLQLEF; this comes from the coding sequence ATGAATGTGAAGTTACATGTATTAAGTGCAGGAGCTTTGTTTTTTTTAGGACAAGCTGCCTATGCGCAAAAATCTAAGAATGATTCTATTCTGAAGGAGAATAAGATCGATGAGGTAATCGTTACTGGATATCAGAAGAAAAAAGCAGATGAAATTACCCAGGCTCAGGCTGTTGTTGGAGGGGATGAAATCAGACGAAATTCTCCTACAACATCTATTGGTAACTCTTTACAGGGTCGAGCTTCTGGAGTATTTGTACAAAGTACAACAGGGCAACCAGGTGCTGCCGCTACAATCCAGGTAAGAGGGGTTGCTGGTGTTGGTGGTTCTTCAGAGCCTACTTATGTTGTAAATGGAATGTACATGACTGCAAGACAGTTTAGTGCAATTAACCCTGCGGATGTAGAGTCTATTTCAATTCTTAAGGATGCTGCTGCTACAGCACAATATGGTGCAAGAGGAGCAAATGGAGTAGTTGTAGTGACTACAAAAGCTGGAAAAGTTGGAAAAACCCATTATTCATTTGAAACTAAATTTGGATTCAGTGAAAGATTGAAGGACAATAACTATACCATGATGAATTCGAGAGAGTTAATGACTTTCCAAAATCAATTGGGGTATCTAGGCTTTAAAGCAAGACCTCAGGATGAGATGGACAGGTTAGCTGCGTTCGATCATAATTGGCAAAAAGATTTGTTGAAGCCTTCAAGTATCCAATCTTACTTATTCAGTGCGCAAGGTGGGTCAAGAGAAAGTACTTTCTATTACTCATTAGGGTATGATTCTGATAACGGAATTATCAGAGATATCGATGGACTTAAAAGATATACAGGTAACTTCGGATTTACGAACAAATTAAGTGAAAAACTTAATGTAGGAATCAACCTTGGAGTTCAGTATCAGGTTACTCAGAATTTCAGAGACAGAAACAATACTCAGAACCCGTTTGGGGCCATGTATAAATATGCACCATACGAACCGATTTATAACCCAGATGGAAGTTATAATCAGACAATGAGAGCAGGGTCAAACGTTGTAGAGCAAATTCGTAATTATACATTGGAGGATCAGAGATTGAGAATTCCCGTAACCTTATTTGGAGAATACAAAATTATCGATGGCCTTAAATTTAAAACTAATTTTAACGGACTTTACGATTGGTACATGGGTACTTCATGGTTGAAAAAAGGGTCAAACCTTGATTTAACCGTAAATGGTGTTCCAACAGGTTCATTGAATAAGAACTCATTCTATGGATTTAACTATACATGGAATAACTCTATTAATTATAAAAAATCATTTGGAAGCCATAACTTTGATTTCTTAGGATTTATCGAATATAATGATAATTTCAATGAAACAATGAATGGTGGTGCTTACGGGCTGAAATCTCCTGTACTTAATGTTCCTACTATCACTACACCTTCGGATAGAAACACATTTACGGGAATTAAGACTAGAAATACTTTGTTCAGTTTAGCTGGTATGATCAATTATGATTATGCAGGTAAATATTTAGTAACAGGATCATTGAGAAGAGATGCTTCATCAAGATTCGGAGCTAACAATCAAAGTGGTGTATTTTGGTCTGCAAGTGCTGCATGGAATATTGCAAAAGAAGACTTCATGAAAGGAGGCTTTATTAATGATTTAAAACTTAGAGGATCATACGGAACAACTGGTAATGACGGAACATTGCCGGATTATTATAATGTAAACAACATCAGTTACGGCTTATATGGTGCTAATGGTGCTTTATATCCTGGAACATCTTCACAAGGTAACTACATTATTGGTAACACAGATCTTAAATGGGAGTCTAATGCTATTACCAACGTAGGAGTAGATTTCGTAATGTGGAAAAGAAGGATTCGTGGATCTGTAGAGGTGTATCAGAATAAGAGAAAAGACTTTGTACAACTTGTACCTTTAGATAAACAAGAAGGAGGACTTTATCAATATGTTAATGCAGGGGATATGTCTCAAAAAGGTCTTGAAGCTGAGCTTAGTGTAGATGTTATCAAAAAGAAAGACTTCCAATGGAATTTACATGCTAACATCTCTTTCCAGAAATCAACTCTTGACAAGTTAGCAGGTGGGCAAACCGAAAGAAACTTAGGATATACGTATCTTAAAGTAGGTGAAACTCCTTATGTATTCTATAATGTGAGATTTGCAGGTGTTGATCCTAATAATGGAAATGCTTTATATTATGATAAAGCAGGAAATGTTACCAATGTTTATAGTGCATCCAATGCAGTTCCTCTTACTGATAAATCTCCATTCCCTAAAAGCTTTGGAGGATTCGGAACTACAATTCAATATAAAGGACTTGATTTCAGTGCAGATTTCGCATTCAAGTTAGGAGGATATACTTATAACAATATGTACGCGGCGGCAGTTGATCCAACTTTGGCTGTTGCAGGAAGAAATATGGCGCAAGCTGCTTCTAATGTTTGGCAAAAACCTGGTGATACGGGAGTATTCCAAAAAGTAGACAGTAATGGTATGCGTGATTCTGATCAATGGATTGAGAAATCAGATTACTTAAGATTAAGATCCCTTACATTAGGATATACATTTGATAAAGCATTTCTTGGAGAAGAATCACCTATTAATAAACTTAGAGTATATGTACAGGGACAGAATTTATTTACTGTAACTAAATTCCACGGAGAACCAGAAGTTTCTGTAGGATCTGCTGACTCTACATCATTATTTGTACCGGGATCATTTAACCTTTACACTTATCCTGCTGTAAGAACAATCCTAATGGGACTACAATTAGAATTTTAA
- a CDS encoding RagB/SusD family nutrient uptake outer membrane protein gives MKKNIIKISLAALTAFVSLTSCDRNLDQISSVNEDQDQAMTRAESFRQAMDGAYTALKVGGYYSGDTGSQLIMGDLTTDNLIRTASGRNTNFAASNFEFSSDNSQTTGLYNTAYLAISRANFVLKYINNGVLSGAQKANIEAEAKALRAIVHFDIVRAYSQIPTQSAGAKNSIGIYYSETYSPLNSTSSRNLTVEQVYNKIIADLLSAADNITQNDADKGRLSKAAIYGLLSRVYLYKGEYDNTTKYGELALGLSPSITAKDNFFSIWKQNEGLSKITDGVLFQILNAPAEQNTVGAAYNQAVPSLRSEFVVDYDLYTAYTDKDVRKTAYFTTSVYSKQKYNHVTKYAGNGGPSNIVPIKYLRSAEVLLNVAEAYYRSGNQATALTLLNKLRAERYTTFTPGAEVGQALLDAILKERRLELAFENDRWYTLKRLGLSVQRSGKGDLFDGTGAPAVKQTLDAGSTKWQWPIPITAIQANPNIKQNADY, from the coding sequence ATGAAAAAGAATATAATAAAAATAAGTTTAGCAGCGTTAACAGCCTTTGTTTCGTTAACATCTTGTGACAGAAATTTAGACCAGATATCATCCGTTAATGAAGATCAGGACCAGGCAATGACCAGAGCTGAATCATTCAGACAAGCTATGGATGGAGCGTATACAGCACTTAAAGTAGGAGGGTACTATAGTGGAGATACAGGGAGTCAACTAATTATGGGAGATCTTACTACAGATAACTTAATTCGTACGGCTTCGGGAAGAAATACAAATTTCGCAGCATCAAACTTCGAGTTTTCTTCAGATAATTCACAGACTACAGGCTTGTATAATACTGCTTATCTTGCTATCAGCAGAGCTAACTTTGTTTTGAAGTATATCAATAATGGAGTATTATCAGGTGCACAAAAAGCAAATATTGAAGCCGAAGCAAAAGCTCTTAGAGCAATTGTTCATTTTGATATTGTAAGAGCATATTCTCAAATTCCAACACAATCTGCAGGAGCAAAGAATTCAATCGGAATTTATTATTCAGAAACATATTCTCCTTTAAATAGTACGTCATCCAGAAACCTGACTGTTGAGCAAGTATATAATAAGATTATTGCTGATCTTTTATCTGCAGCTGACAATATTACACAAAATGACGCAGATAAAGGAAGATTGAGTAAAGCTGCTATATACGGATTATTATCAAGAGTTTATCTTTATAAAGGTGAGTACGATAATACAACAAAGTATGGAGAATTAGCATTAGGACTTTCACCAAGCATTACAGCGAAAGATAATTTTTTCAGTATTTGGAAACAAAACGAAGGATTGTCTAAAATTACTGATGGTGTTTTATTCCAGATATTGAATGCACCGGCTGAACAAAATACAGTGGGAGCAGCATATAATCAGGCAGTACCTAGTTTGAGATCAGAATTTGTTGTAGATTATGATTTATATACAGCATATACTGATAAGGATGTTAGAAAAACTGCTTATTTCACTACCAGTGTTTATAGTAAGCAGAAATACAATCACGTTACCAAATATGCTGGAAATGGAGGTCCATCTAATATAGTACCAATTAAATATCTTAGATCAGCTGAAGTATTATTGAATGTTGCTGAGGCATATTATAGATCAGGTAATCAAGCGACAGCTCTTACTTTACTAAATAAGTTAAGAGCTGAAAGATATACTACATTTACTCCTGGAGCGGAAGTAGGGCAGGCTCTTCTAGATGCTATCCTGAAAGAAAGAAGATTGGAGCTTGCATTTGAAAATGACAGATGGTATACCTTGAAAAGATTAGGTCTTTCTGTTCAGAGATCAGGTAAAGGAGATCTTTTTGATGGTACAGGAGCACCAGCTGTTAAACAAACTCTTGATGCTGGAAGCACTAAATGGCAATGGCCAATTCCTATTACTGCAATTCAGGCTAACCCGAATATTAAGCAGAATGCTGATTATTAA
- a CDS encoding AraC family transcriptional regulator, with protein MNNNSKILLNTPELHKENQLLSLVENQTKFNLNNCEFSIYETHKTAFGVKLHFENIAFTAMLRGKKHMKLDNKTNYFDYFPGESILVAPGETMVIDFPEADDTPTQCISLSLNPDFIEDSLNYLNYHLPKVDEVSQWNIQLDEYFLFNNKALASATNNIMRIAMDDNTQKDIMADFALKELLIRLMQTQARSMVERNIVKNKSRIGFVVDYIKRNLHQKLSIESIAKLAYVSKSNFFKMFKDELGTSPNDFILQERISKAKELLATQNSIKETAYQTGFSDTNYFTRVFKQLEGVTPKSYQNNRMIVRE; from the coding sequence ATGAATAACAATAGTAAGATTTTATTAAATACTCCTGAATTACACAAGGAAAACCAGCTATTGAGTCTTGTTGAAAACCAGACAAAATTCAATCTAAACAACTGTGAATTCAGTATCTACGAGACGCATAAAACTGCTTTCGGAGTAAAGCTTCATTTTGAAAACATTGCCTTTACCGCAATGCTGAGAGGTAAAAAACATATGAAGCTGGATAACAAAACCAATTACTTTGATTATTTCCCTGGAGAAAGTATTTTAGTTGCTCCCGGTGAAACTATGGTTATTGATTTTCCTGAAGCCGATGACACTCCTACACAATGCATCTCTTTAAGTTTGAATCCAGATTTTATTGAAGATTCTCTTAATTACTTAAACTATCATCTTCCCAAGGTAGATGAGGTCTCACAATGGAACATTCAACTGGATGAGTATTTTCTTTTTAACAATAAGGCATTGGCATCTGCCACCAACAATATTATGAGAATAGCCATGGATGATAACACTCAAAAGGATATCATGGCCGACTTCGCCCTGAAAGAACTGCTGATACGGCTTATGCAGACACAGGCCAGAAGCATGGTGGAAAGGAATATTGTAAAGAATAAATCGAGAATTGGATTTGTAGTGGATTACATTAAAAGAAATCTGCACCAGAAACTTTCTATTGAGAGTATTGCGAAACTTGCTTATGTGAGTAAATCGAATTTCTTTAAAATGTTCAAAGATGAGCTCGGAACTTCCCCGAATGATTTTATTCTACAGGAAAGAATCAGTAAGGCCAAGGAATTACTGGCTACCCAAAACAGCATTAAAGAAACAGCCTACCAGACCGGGTTTTCAGATACTAATTATTTTACCAGAGTTTTTAAGCAACTGGAAGGAGTAACGCCTAAGAGCTATCAGAATAATAGGATGATTGTACGAGAGTAA